The following are encoded together in the Methanosarcina flavescens genome:
- the rrp41 gene encoding exosome complex exonuclease Rrp41 — MSDKPEKLITDDGLRLDGRRADEIRPMKIEIGVLSRADGSCYLEWGKNKILVGVFGPREAHPRRSQRSDTAVIRYRYNMASFSVEDRARPGPSRRSIEISKVSREAFEPVIMTELFPKTAIDIFVEVLQADAGTRTAAINASSIALADAGIPMKGLITSCAFGKVDGQIVLDLNKEEDNYGEADFPVAMTQDGDITLLQMDGHLTPEEIRKGLELVKKGCKEILEIQRTVLRKKFETPIVEPEEETEEAEIEAVEAEPSLEYAPEAAAVEEIIEEAEEFEEELSEETVEACAVEEEAPECEKLEEIIKEAEAEVIEAEAIEEVIETEIEEEAEDKAFEDEAKFKAALEASYEEVSESLETGKLCPEETVSEKTEFEPETEEFAEEEAEIEEKPENEEEAEIEKEVEIEEEAEIEEKPEIEEKPEIEEEAGIEKAVSEETFESEPEIEPETESREKAVEAEEVPVEEECKGPWKVVKDPSESGSRGENYE; from the coding sequence ATGAGTGATAAACCTGAAAAATTAATCACTGACGATGGGCTGCGCCTTGATGGGAGGCGTGCGGATGAGATCAGGCCCATGAAAATTGAGATCGGCGTACTCTCTAGAGCCGACGGTTCATGTTATCTTGAATGGGGGAAAAATAAAATTCTCGTAGGTGTATTCGGCCCGAGAGAAGCTCACCCCCGCCGTTCACAGCGTTCAGATACTGCAGTTATCCGTTACAGATATAATATGGCTTCTTTTTCCGTGGAAGACCGTGCAAGACCCGGACCAAGCAGACGGAGCATTGAAATCTCAAAAGTTTCCAGGGAAGCTTTTGAACCGGTAATTATGACAGAGCTCTTCCCGAAGACTGCAATTGATATTTTTGTGGAGGTGCTTCAGGCTGATGCGGGAACAAGGACAGCAGCAATCAATGCCTCAAGCATAGCTCTTGCCGATGCAGGCATTCCCATGAAGGGCCTGATAACTTCCTGTGCTTTTGGAAAAGTTGACGGGCAGATAGTACTTGACCTTAACAAGGAAGAGGATAATTATGGTGAGGCGGATTTTCCTGTTGCAATGACCCAGGATGGAGATATTACCCTGCTCCAGATGGACGGACATCTCACTCCCGAAGAAATCAGGAAAGGTCTTGAACTTGTAAAGAAGGGCTGCAAAGAAATTCTTGAAATCCAGCGGACAGTCCTGAGAAAGAAGTTTGAAACTCCTATCGTAGAGCCTGAAGAAGAAACAGAAGAGGCTGAAATTGAAGCCGTGGAAGCTGAACCTTCTCTTGAATACGCTCCGGAAGCAGCGGCTGTAGAAGAAATTATTGAGGAAGCCGAGGAGTTTGAGGAAGAGCTTTCCGAGGAAACGGTTGAAGCCTGTGCTGTTGAGGAAGAAGCTCCCGAGTGCGAAAAACTCGAAGAGATCATTAAAGAGGCTGAGGCCGAAGTAATAGAAGCGGAAGCTATAGAAGAAGTAATTGAAACAGAAATCGAAGAAGAAGCTGAAGATAAAGCTTTTGAAGATGAAGCTAAGTTTAAAGCTGCTCTTGAGGCTTCTTATGAGGAAGTTTCCGAATCTCTGGAGACCGGAAAACTTTGTCCCGAAGAAACTGTTTCTGAAAAAACAGAATTCGAGCCTGAGACCGAGGAATTTGCTGAAGAAGAAGCTGAGATTGAGGAAAAACCTGAGAATGAGGAAGAAGCTGAGATTGAGAAAGAAGTTGAGATTGAAGAAGAAGCTGAGATTGAGGAAAAACCTGAGATTGAAGAAAAACCTGAGATTGAGGAAGAAGCCGGGATTGAAAAGGCTGTTTCAGAAGAAACTTTTGAATCCGAACCAGAGATCGAGCCTGAAACCGAATCCAGGGAAAAAGCAGTAGAAGCCGAAGAAGTGCCCGTAGAAGAGGAGTGCAAAGGGCCCTGGAAGGTAGTGAAGGACCCCTCTGAATCTGGAAGCAGAGGTGAAAACTATGAGTGA
- the rnp3 gene encoding ribonuclease P protein component 3, which yields MGKPKFYDFCVHAVPDGENTAEQLAALARHFGYSGIALANHSDKLPQSQPVLSSTNEFEVFRGIELVEENPSKLHGLIGKFRKSVDVLIVHGGSENVNRAALENPKVDILNHPAFDKSSGLNQVLAKAAAENNVAIGLTLRSLLHSRGPRRVRLLSDLRANLDLARKYDVSLVLSSDAMSCFDLRSPMDALALAEVCGLEEDEALEAMTTVPERIISRNRLGPGYIREGVEVLEEGNYF from the coding sequence TTGGGTAAACCGAAATTCTACGATTTTTGCGTTCATGCGGTGCCAGATGGGGAAAATACTGCTGAGCAACTTGCTGCCCTCGCCAGACATTTTGGGTACAGTGGGATTGCGCTTGCAAACCACTCGGATAAACTTCCTCAATCGCAACCTGTACTATCTTCTACTAATGAGTTTGAGGTTTTCAGGGGAATCGAGCTTGTAGAGGAAAATCCCTCAAAACTTCATGGGCTTATTGGAAAATTTCGGAAATCTGTGGATGTCCTTATAGTGCACGGAGGTTCCGAAAACGTCAATAGGGCTGCACTGGAAAATCCGAAAGTGGATATCCTTAACCATCCGGCTTTTGATAAGAGCAGCGGGTTAAATCAGGTGCTTGCAAAAGCCGCAGCTGAAAATAACGTTGCAATCGGCCTGACATTAAGGTCCCTTCTTCATTCAAGAGGTCCAAGGCGCGTTCGCCTGTTGTCAGATCTCAGGGCAAACCTTGACCTTGCCAGAAAATATGATGTTTCCCTTGTCCTTTCAAGCGATGCGATGTCCTGTTTTGATCTTCGTTCTCCTATGGATGCCCTTGCCCTCGCTGAAGTCTGCGGGCTTGAAGAAGACGAAGCCCTTGAAGCCATGACGACTGTGCCTGAAAGAATAATCTCGAGAAACCGCCTAGGTCCCGGGTATATCAGGGAAGGTGTAGAGGTGCTTGAGGAGGGAAATTACTTTTGA
- a CDS encoding Rpp14/Pop5 family protein: protein MKRLLPSLRAKKRYLAFELVSEGQVSRSDLVKEVMSSASSLLGDVTASECDIRVLGFEDWKGIIQCSHTKVKETRASLATLTRVGGKRATLHVLGTSGTVKKATEKFLQNHTVFKPEIRMKSRRVEE, encoded by the coding sequence TTGAAACGCCTGCTTCCTTCGCTTCGTGCAAAAAAACGCTATCTGGCTTTTGAGCTGGTTTCTGAGGGGCAGGTCAGCAGGAGTGATCTGGTCAAAGAGGTTATGTCCTCAGCTTCTTCCCTGCTTGGGGATGTCACTGCAAGTGAATGTGATATCAGGGTACTAGGGTTCGAAGACTGGAAAGGCATTATCCAGTGCTCTCACACTAAAGTGAAAGAAACAAGGGCTTCCCTGGCAACTCTTACCAGGGTTGGCGGAAAGAGGGCGACTTTGCACGTACTTGGGACATCGGGCACGGTTAAAAAAGCAACCGAAAAATTTCTTCAAAATCATACGGTTTTTAAGCCTGAAATCAGAATGAAATCCAGAAGGGTTGAAGAATAA
- a CDS encoding DUF2207 domain-containing protein: protein MGLSDASCGGAREVVLRSLLLKTVNFLLLTICLVSPVSAKYSLEEAETHITVNPRGVVHVEESVSYVFDGKYIDVHRELKTLPGGSIENVEAHFSDKECELLIEPIQDGYRLIGVLPDPTPERLTFHISYDCYGAVKVYRDVSELNYKLWGGEWEKPLKKFKGSVMLPVKNESEIRYWIHPVDYTREVNVKNDVILVRTDEIPSTQWYEIRAVFPRIASPNPDLVQVDNAAGLEKILAIESEYQKKGLILEDLYSATILFALLVLAFPLFIYYLYGREPEIDYKAISKKEISADSKPAVVNAVMKGNMGIPTIDGFTATIMDLTNRGYISFRNLKPEEKDSSDIQEPGSRDFMVELPDNEKDPQTGRVSTELEDFEEDVLSLLKAHASEGKISWKKLEKELQNGQDSYKFSIAWSKKVQAYTVFDKFFQSTGNVYMYWFARLVLIAAIVYYILITGFFPSKAFPLTSKIYVLTASIGIYGFIMTKYSNAFVTVFGRWTPEGSLYYKRWDNFKKYVTDLSALKKHPPESVEVWDSYLIYAVSLGVAKEMLQNISQIVPPEQIKRSRFHPISCNYYSKSGYEHGNTFSSSYQGGDGDGGAGNIRGGFEENSGIE, encoded by the coding sequence TTGGGGCTTTCAGATGCTTCCTGTGGGGGTGCCAGAGAGGTAGTACTTAGGTCCTTGCTATTGAAAACAGTCAATTTTTTGCTGCTTACTATCTGCCTGGTATCTCCAGTCAGTGCAAAATACTCATTGGAAGAAGCTGAGACACATATAACAGTTAATCCCCGCGGGGTTGTCCATGTTGAAGAGTCGGTTTCATATGTATTTGATGGGAAGTATATCGATGTTCACAGAGAACTAAAAACCCTGCCTGGAGGATCTATCGAGAATGTTGAGGCGCATTTTTCCGATAAAGAATGTGAACTCCTGATTGAACCGATTCAGGATGGGTACAGATTAATAGGTGTGCTTCCAGACCCTACTCCTGAAAGATTAACATTCCATATTTCTTATGATTGCTACGGTGCAGTCAAAGTTTACAGGGATGTCTCTGAACTTAACTATAAGCTGTGGGGTGGTGAATGGGAGAAACCTTTAAAGAAATTTAAAGGAAGTGTTATGCTTCCGGTGAAAAACGAGAGTGAAATCAGGTACTGGATTCATCCGGTTGACTATACCCGGGAAGTAAATGTAAAAAATGATGTCATTCTGGTAAGAACAGACGAGATCCCTTCCACCCAGTGGTATGAAATCCGGGCTGTTTTCCCGAGAATTGCATCCCCCAATCCTGATCTTGTCCAAGTGGATAATGCCGCAGGGCTCGAAAAGATACTGGCTATTGAAAGTGAATATCAAAAGAAAGGGCTGATCCTGGAAGATCTGTATAGTGCGACAATTTTATTTGCACTCCTTGTCCTGGCGTTTCCTCTTTTTATATACTATCTCTATGGAAGAGAACCGGAAATCGATTATAAAGCAATATCTAAAAAAGAGATATCTGCCGATTCCAAACCTGCCGTTGTAAATGCCGTTATGAAAGGGAACATGGGTATCCCCACAATAGATGGATTTACTGCAACCATTATGGACCTTACTAACCGGGGCTATATTTCATTCCGGAACTTAAAACCCGAAGAGAAAGACTCGTCAGATATTCAGGAGCCCGGATCCAGAGACTTTATGGTAGAACTTCCCGATAATGAGAAAGACCCTCAAACCGGTAGAGTCTCCACTGAACTGGAAGATTTTGAAGAAGACGTGCTCAGTCTGTTAAAGGCGCATGCTTCTGAAGGGAAAATCTCCTGGAAAAAACTTGAAAAAGAGCTTCAAAACGGACAGGATTCCTATAAGTTCTCAATTGCCTGGAGCAAAAAAGTACAGGCATACACGGTGTTTGATAAGTTCTTCCAATCCACCGGGAATGTGTACATGTACTGGTTTGCCCGATTAGTTTTAATCGCAGCAATTGTTTATTATATTTTAATCACCGGGTTTTTCCCGTCAAAAGCCTTTCCTCTGACATCAAAGATTTATGTGTTGACAGCTTCGATTGGGATCTATGGATTCATTATGACAAAATACTCAAACGCGTTCGTAACGGTATTTGGACGGTGGACTCCCGAAGGAAGCCTTTACTACAAACGCTGGGACAATTTTAAAAAATATGTTACAGACCTCTCTGCTCTAAAAAAACATCCTCCTGAATCAGTTGAGGTCTGGGACTCTTATCTTATATATGCTGTCTCCCTCGGAGTCGCAAAGGAAATGCTTCAAAATATATCTCAGATTGTTCCGCCGGAGCAGATAAAAAGGAGCCGCTTTCATCCTATAAGCTGCAATTATTATAGCAAGTCTGGTTACGAACACGGAAATACCTTCTCATCGTCCTATCAAGGAGGAGATGGAGACGGAGGGGCTGGCAATATAAGAGGTGGTTTTGAGGAGAACAGCGGAATCGAATAA
- a CDS encoding PAS domain S-box protein: protein MHFTYYAEVQRRHYEVSAYQIRLGRFAAIFLNITDQKQAEEALRKSEKRYRMLFTNMTDGFGLIDVIYDMDGRPYDYRYLDVNPAFEFSLGVNREQMLGRTILEIFPNVGPIVIEKFTEVALSGKPVHFEILSQITQRHLDVYAFRPEKGKLALILRDITERKRIEKELQESEEKYRNIVETASEGIWIGDPEARTIYANKRLTEILGYSQDEMTGKFAWDFADEAGKPLIKKYIERRWQSIDERYEFKFSRKDGSPLWTIVSSRSLFDKAGKFAGSMSMITDITKRKEAEAKLRETLDNLEEKVKERTIQLESAYKSLEESEKRLAEAQRMAHLGNWEWDIATDKVYWSDEAYRIFGLKPQEFEMTLSKFFNCVHPDDREYVNKAIKRALNGEPYNIDFRIVLAERQERIIHAQGEAVFDRKNIPVRMRGTVQDVTESKLAQQKIQQSEERYRSFIENFKGIAFQADENFIPVFMHGTVEDITGYSEEEFMSKRSWKDIIHPEDLPRIYEEEERVRNARYKASGEIDYRIIRRNGKIKWVHEIYQKIPGRNGKPDSYQGAIYDITERKEAEEALAKMEKIRIKEIHHRIKNNLQVISSLLDLQAETFSQLETCKTPEVVEAFMESQNRVISMALIHEELYKGDRIDTLDFSAYLRKLTAELFSSYSIRNKSIDLKLDLEQVDLGLDTAIPLGIIVNELVSNAFKHAFPAGGEGEIRINLRRTETADQRDGSGQDKSCMEKGGFDYMLTVVDNGRGIP, encoded by the coding sequence GTGCATTTTACCTATTATGCCGAAGTTCAGAGACGCCATTACGAAGTATCAGCATACCAGATCCGACTAGGTCGGTTCGCTGCTATCTTCCTGAATATTACCGACCAAAAGCAGGCTGAGGAAGCCCTCCGAAAAAGTGAGAAACGCTACCGTATGCTTTTTACAAACATGACCGATGGTTTCGGTCTTATAGATGTCATCTATGACATGGACGGTAGACCTTACGACTATCGTTACCTTGATGTGAATCCTGCTTTTGAGTTCAGTTTGGGCGTAAATAGGGAACAGATGTTAGGCAGGACTATCCTGGAGATATTTCCAAATGTAGGCCCCATAGTGATAGAAAAATTTACCGAGGTGGCACTTTCAGGCAAGCCAGTCCACTTTGAGATCTTGAGCCAGATAACGCAGAGACATCTGGATGTTTATGCCTTCAGGCCTGAAAAAGGAAAGTTAGCGTTGATTCTTAGAGATATAACCGAACGTAAAAGAATAGAGAAAGAGCTGCAGGAAAGCGAGGAAAAATACCGCAATATCGTAGAGACAGCCAGTGAAGGTATATGGATTGGTGATCCTGAAGCGAGGACGATTTATGCCAATAAAAGATTGACCGAGATACTGGGATACTCTCAGGATGAAATGACTGGCAAATTTGCCTGGGACTTTGCCGATGAGGCGGGCAAGCCACTTATAAAAAAGTATATTGAGAGGAGATGGCAGAGTATAGATGAGAGGTATGAGTTTAAATTTTCACGTAAAGATGGCTCACCACTATGGACAATTGTAAGCTCCAGATCCCTCTTTGATAAAGCTGGCAAATTCGCAGGCTCTATGAGCATGATAACCGATATTACCAAGCGGAAAGAAGCAGAAGCTAAACTGAGGGAGACTCTGGACAATCTGGAAGAAAAAGTTAAAGAACGAACAATACAGCTTGAAAGTGCTTATAAATCGCTGGAAGAGAGTGAAAAACGTCTTGCTGAAGCCCAGAGGATGGCTCATCTTGGAAACTGGGAGTGGGACATTGCAACTGATAAGGTGTACTGGTCTGATGAGGCTTATCGTATCTTTGGACTTAAGCCGCAGGAATTTGAAATGACTCTTAGTAAATTTTTTAATTGTGTGCACCCAGATGATCGAGAGTATGTGAATAAGGCTATTAAAAGAGCATTAAATGGAGAGCCCTATAATATAGATTTCAGAATAGTTTTAGCTGAGAGACAAGAACGCATAATCCATGCACAGGGTGAAGCTGTTTTTGATAGGAAAAATATTCCTGTTCGAATGAGAGGAACAGTTCAGGATGTTACAGAGAGCAAACTTGCTCAGCAAAAAATACAGCAGAGTGAAGAAAGATATCGTTCGTTTATAGAGAACTTTAAAGGAATTGCTTTTCAGGCAGACGAGAATTTCATCCCTGTTTTTATGCACGGGACTGTTGAGGATATTACAGGGTACAGTGAAGAAGAGTTTATGTCAAAACGAAGCTGGAAAGATATTATTCACCCCGAAGACCTGCCCCGAATTTATGAAGAAGAGGAAAGAGTCAGGAATGCTCGATATAAAGCTTCTGGGGAAATCGATTACCGGATAATTCGCAGGAACGGGAAAATAAAATGGGTGCATGAGATTTACCAGAAGATTCCCGGAAGGAATGGAAAACCGGATAGTTATCAGGGTGCGATATATGACATTACTGAAAGAAAAGAGGCTGAAGAAGCCCTTGCAAAAATGGAAAAAATCCGCATAAAGGAGATCCATCACAGGATTAAGAATAACCTGCAGGTTATCTCCTCTCTGCTTGACCTTCAGGCAGAAACCTTCTCTCAGCTTGAGACCTGCAAGACTCCTGAAGTTGTAGAAGCCTTTATGGAAAGCCAGAACCGGGTAATTTCAATGGCTCTTATTCATGAAGAGCTGTATAAAGGGGATAGAATTGATACCCTTGACTTCTCAGCTTACTTACGGAAGCTGACAGCAGAACTTTTCAGCTCATACAGTATTCGAAATAAGAGTATTGATTTAAAGCTTGACCTTGAGCAGGTGGATCTTGGCCTTGACACCGCAATCCCCCTTGGAATTATTGTAAACGAGCTTGTTTCAAACGCTTTTAAGCATGCTTTTCCTGCTGGAGGAGAAGGTGAAATCCGAATAAACCTTCGCAGAACTGAAACCGCTGATCAAAGGGATGGTTCCGGTCAAGATAAATCCTGCATGGAGAAAGGTGGCTTCGATTACATGCTTACAGTGGTAGACAACGGGAGAGGCATCCCTTAG
- a CDS encoding 50S ribosomal protein L15e, producing the protein MVKSFYTYVRDAWKNPDETYVKDLRWERLQVWRKQGSVTRIERPTRIDRARSLGYKAKQGIVVARVKVRRGGLGKTRFNRGRRTQRMGVNKITGGMSIQRIAESRADRKYPNLEVLNSYWVGEDGKHKWFEVILVDPHHPVIKSDKNLNWVCDPSTRDRAARGKTSAGRKGRGMSTRGKGTEKTRPSIRAHKSRGK; encoded by the coding sequence TTGGTAAAATCTTTTTATACATACGTACGCGATGCATGGAAAAACCCTGATGAAACTTACGTGAAAGACCTCCGCTGGGAGCGCTTGCAGGTCTGGAGAAAGCAGGGGTCCGTGACCAGAATTGAGAGACCGACCAGAATTGACAGGGCACGCTCCCTTGGATACAAAGCCAAGCAGGGCATTGTAGTTGCCAGGGTAAAGGTACGCCGCGGGGGGCTTGGTAAAACAAGGTTCAACCGTGGAAGAAGAACCCAGAGAATGGGAGTAAACAAGATCACAGGTGGCATGAGCATTCAGAGGATTGCCGAATCCCGTGCAGACCGCAAATACCCCAACCTTGAAGTCCTGAACTCTTACTGGGTAGGAGAAGATGGAAAGCACAAGTGGTTTGAAGTTATTCTTGTAGATCCCCACCACCCTGTAATAAAGAGCGACAAAAACCTGAACTGGGTCTGCGACCCGTCTACCAGGGACAGAGCCGCAAGGGGCAAGACCAGTGCCGGCCGCAAGGGCAGAGGCATGTCTACACGCGGAAAAGGTACTGAAAAGACCAGACCGAGTATCCGTGCACACAAGAGTCGAGGCAAGTGA
- a CDS encoding RNA-binding protein produces the protein MIHHIILRVIAHATEDVSRVREALDFFLSGAGVQEGSELIEELQAEGHHGNPITILSVQLKRKADCLNFARFVRERFSEEDVAKLREEMPERLDDDQVFHLRFDKQAAYLQQVRLTNSSDAITAKVKIETYPKNREKAGAIVEELFG, from the coding sequence GTGATTCATCACATAATACTGCGTGTGATCGCCCACGCAACCGAAGATGTCTCCAGAGTCCGCGAGGCTCTGGACTTTTTTTTATCTGGTGCCGGCGTCCAGGAAGGAAGCGAATTGATTGAAGAACTTCAGGCTGAAGGGCACCATGGAAATCCTATTACTATCCTGAGCGTACAGCTCAAAAGAAAGGCAGACTGTCTGAATTTTGCCCGTTTTGTCAGGGAAAGGTTTTCCGAAGAAGACGTAGCAAAGCTCAGGGAAGAAATGCCTGAGAGGCTGGACGACGACCAGGTCTTCCATCTCCGCTTTGACAAGCAGGCTGCATACCTGCAGCAGGTGAGGCTGACCAATTCCTCGGATGCGATCACTGCAAAAGTCAAGATCGAAACATATCCGAAGAACCGGGAAAAAGCCGGAGCTATAGTGGAGGAGTTGTTTGGGTAA
- the rrp4 gene encoding exosome complex RNA-binding protein Rrp4 → MDKKIVIPGDLLSENSKKAGYGTYVKNDKIYSLFCGIENLKEDKVGVIPLAGAYIPSVNDVVIGVVIAVTPSNWIMDIASPYDGLFHVSEYPRRIQSQEMSEVLDVGDSIILRVKDVDSSMKVELALRDSNFHKLKTGHIVEIEPVKVPRVIGHGGSMISMLKKETNCSIFVGQNGRIWIDGKDDDVELLSRALRKIEAEAQRSGLTDRVYNFLKNERSKQKESKPAKFFKSGKEEVKLPKEDHSEEIYRKIDVLLDPKN, encoded by the coding sequence ATGGATAAAAAAATAGTGATCCCTGGTGACCTGCTATCCGAAAATTCTAAAAAAGCCGGATACGGGACTTATGTCAAGAACGACAAGATCTATTCTTTGTTTTGCGGTATTGAAAATCTCAAAGAGGATAAAGTTGGAGTGATCCCTCTTGCGGGAGCCTATATCCCTTCCGTGAATGATGTGGTGATCGGGGTCGTTATTGCGGTTACGCCATCCAACTGGATAATGGATATTGCTTCTCCTTATGACGGCCTGTTCCATGTATCCGAGTATCCTAGAAGAATACAATCCCAAGAAATGTCCGAAGTTCTGGACGTAGGCGACTCTATAATTCTCAGAGTAAAAGATGTAGACAGTTCTATGAAAGTCGAGCTTGCCCTCCGGGATTCAAACTTCCATAAACTTAAAACAGGCCATATTGTCGAAATTGAGCCTGTAAAAGTCCCACGTGTGATCGGACATGGCGGTTCCATGATCTCAATGCTGAAGAAAGAGACAAACTGCAGCATTTTTGTTGGACAGAACGGTAGAATATGGATCGATGGAAAGGACGACGATGTGGAGCTTTTAAGCAGGGCTCTCAGGAAGATTGAAGCCGAAGCCCAGCGTTCCGGATTGACAGATCGGGTCTATAACTTCTTGAAAAATGAAAGGAGCAAACAGAAAGAATCTAAACCCGCTAAGTTTTTTAAAAGCGGAAAGGAAGAGGTAAAGCTGCCTAAAGAAGATCATTCCGAAGAAATTTACAGGAAGATCGATGTGTTGCTGGATCCAAAGAACTGA
- a CDS encoding ribosome assembly factor SBDS — protein sequence MVSLDEAVTARLKRGNKHFEVLVEPEGALAYKRGEDINLEDILAVETIFEDANRGDRAAESDIVNAFETTDPLKIAAMILKSGELQLTADQRKRMLEEKKRKVIYTISRNAINPQTKAPHPPARIERAMEEAKVHIDPLKSVDQLVNITMKAIRPLIPIRFEEINIAVKIPPEYAPKAYGEISRVGSITKEEWQHDGSWIAVVRIPAGVQTDFYALINHLTKGEAQTKLL from the coding sequence ATGGTGTCCCTGGACGAGGCAGTGACTGCACGGCTCAAGAGAGGCAACAAACACTTCGAGGTCCTGGTCGAGCCCGAAGGGGCTCTGGCCTACAAACGAGGTGAAGACATAAACCTTGAAGATATCCTGGCGGTTGAAACTATCTTCGAAGATGCAAACCGAGGAGATCGAGCAGCAGAGTCCGATATTGTCAATGCTTTTGAGACGACCGATCCTTTAAAAATTGCTGCCATGATTCTGAAAAGCGGGGAGCTTCAGCTCACTGCTGATCAGAGAAAACGCATGCTTGAAGAAAAAAAGAGAAAAGTTATCTATACCATTTCCAGAAATGCTATAAACCCCCAGACAAAAGCACCGCATCCCCCCGCTCGGATCGAAAGGGCGATGGAAGAAGCAAAGGTGCATATAGACCCCTTAAAAAGCGTGGATCAGCTGGTCAATATTACAATGAAAGCCATTCGCCCGCTTATACCTATACGCTTTGAGGAGATCAATATTGCTGTGAAAATCCCTCCCGAGTATGCTCCTAAAGCATACGGAGAGATTTCCAGAGTCGGAAGCATTACAAAAGAAGAATGGCAGCATGATGGCTCCTGGATTGCCGTTGTAAGAATTCCTGCAGGAGTCCAGACTGATTTTTACGCTCTTATAAATCATCTTACAAAGGGAGAGGCTCAAACTAAACTTTTATAA
- the psmA gene encoding archaeal proteasome endopeptidase complex subunit alpha, whose translation MQMAPQMGYDRAITVFSPDGRLFQVEYAREAVKRGTTAVGIKAADGVVLLVDKRITSRLVEAESIEKIFQIDDHIGAATSGLVADARSLVDRARVEAQINRVSYDEPIGVEVISKKICDHKQTYTQYGGVRPYGTALLIAGVDDNLPRLFETDPSGALLEYKATAIGAGRNAVVEVFEAEYRENMNMDAAILLGMDALYRAAEGKFDASTLEVGVVSLQDKKFRKLVPEEVENYVQQILAKYRETERKE comes from the coding sequence ATGCAGATGGCACCACAGATGGGCTATGACAGGGCAATTACTGTTTTCAGCCCTGATGGAAGACTTTTTCAGGTAGAGTATGCCCGCGAAGCGGTCAAAAGGGGAACAACAGCCGTGGGGATCAAGGCAGCCGATGGGGTAGTGCTGCTGGTTGACAAGCGAATAACAAGCAGGCTTGTGGAAGCTGAGTCAATTGAGAAAATTTTCCAGATTGACGACCACATAGGGGCCGCAACCTCAGGGCTTGTAGCGGATGCCCGCTCCCTTGTTGACAGAGCCCGTGTAGAAGCGCAGATCAACAGGGTTTCTTATGACGAGCCCATAGGTGTGGAGGTTATCTCCAAGAAAATCTGCGACCACAAGCAAACTTACACTCAGTACGGCGGAGTTCGCCCGTATGGGACTGCACTTCTGATTGCAGGCGTGGATGACAATCTGCCCAGACTCTTTGAAACTGACCCGAGCGGAGCGCTCCTTGAATACAAGGCAACAGCTATCGGAGCAGGCAGAAATGCGGTCGTTGAGGTCTTTGAAGCTGAGTACAGGGAAAATATGAACATGGATGCAGCTATCCTTCTTGGCATGGATGCGCTCTATAGGGCTGCTGAAGGCAAGTTTGATGCATCTACCCTTGAGGTCGGTGTTGTGTCGCTTCAGGATAAGAAATTCAGGAAATTAGTTCCTGAAGAAGTTGAGAATTATGTTCAGCAAATCCTTGCGAAATACCGCGAAACTGAGCGCAAAGAATAA